Proteins encoded in a region of the Elizabethkingia bruuniana genome:
- a CDS encoding GAF domain-containing protein has protein sequence MLQERESPFILRIAFHKYIEVLEKIRDQDSESYRSEYARALLEKVDKVPELREGFDDIDVIRNNEELIHQLLADLFPTALTNNEIKAASIPFFNLTFNYTERFKKLLSDAGQSFEIKIRDLDDDYFYIMNCVVIIHTYFKREIKTSTPLYFDIPDKQGIVRHYRLTINADFTETIPTEKAHFLNDDEIELLLDNYENIDLWKTKFPPGSWILKGFFIISLTDVTPDFSLSELKSNLLSIDPETGALDNSFEPILRSYFEIPDLRTGFMFFNHEQNRLEKLQNNRALFSSSILEFLYDKLGFDAIGKEAYEALAQSNKPIVVSDVYKYADSEKFQFISSYFIEHNVHSFIMIPVVKDNQLLAILEMSSGIKGAFNSLKVKKLDFITPFLLFSISRFHYEWQTKLDAIIQQEYTSLHPSVAWKFRNEAQNAFFGNFRNEEYSLKEISFDHVYPLYGQTDIKSSSSIRSKAQQEDLLEQLNRLISIYENLKDEKAVNEKILFGLKILAEEVEIGLKTDTEQRVIRFLANKVHLELEGNDAPEIKNYFSLLDSNGQLLYKRRKAFDETVSAVNKNFASLLEKREQEAQLIFPHYFELFKTDGVEHNIYVGQSISPTQHYSKEILHQLRYWQLETLCEMELSHESIKSCLPYNLDVHSLILVFNVSLSIRFRMDEKHFDVDGAYNSRYEVIKKRIDKAYIKNTTERITQPGKICIVYSSSEDEKEYYSYIQRLQEKGYLTSQIEKLEVEELPGASGLKALRVGLNRNKVVEMTCQLPD, from the coding sequence TAGATGTTATTCGTAATAATGAAGAACTCATACACCAGCTCCTTGCCGATCTATTCCCGACAGCTTTAACCAATAATGAAATAAAAGCAGCCAGTATTCCTTTCTTCAATCTTACATTTAATTACACAGAAAGGTTTAAGAAACTACTGTCAGATGCCGGACAAAGTTTTGAAATCAAAATAAGAGATTTAGATGATGACTATTTCTATATTATGAATTGTGTTGTGATTATTCATACTTATTTTAAAAGAGAAATTAAAACATCAACTCCTTTATATTTTGATATCCCTGATAAACAAGGAATTGTAAGACACTATCGTCTAACCATAAATGCTGATTTCACCGAAACTATTCCTACAGAAAAAGCACATTTTCTAAATGATGATGAAATAGAGCTTCTTCTGGACAACTATGAAAATATAGATCTCTGGAAAACCAAATTCCCTCCCGGCAGCTGGATACTGAAAGGCTTCTTTATTATTAGCCTGACAGATGTAACGCCAGATTTCTCTCTTTCCGAGTTAAAGTCGAATCTGCTGAGTATAGATCCAGAAACAGGAGCCTTGGACAATAGTTTCGAACCTATTCTGCGTTCTTATTTTGAGATTCCGGATCTTCGTACCGGGTTCATGTTCTTTAATCATGAACAAAACAGACTCGAAAAATTGCAAAACAATCGTGCACTTTTCTCCAGCTCTATTTTAGAATTTCTTTATGATAAACTGGGCTTCGATGCAATTGGTAAAGAAGCTTATGAGGCGTTGGCACAAAGTAATAAACCTATTGTTGTTTCTGATGTTTACAAATATGCCGATTCAGAAAAATTTCAGTTTATCTCCAGTTATTTCATAGAGCATAATGTACATAGTTTCATTATGATTCCTGTGGTAAAGGACAATCAGCTACTCGCTATTCTGGAGATGTCATCTGGTATTAAAGGTGCATTTAACAGTCTGAAAGTAAAAAAACTGGACTTTATTACTCCTTTCTTATTATTTTCTATCAGTAGATTTCATTATGAATGGCAAACAAAACTGGATGCTATCATTCAGCAGGAATATACTTCCCTTCACCCGAGTGTTGCCTGGAAATTCCGTAATGAAGCACAAAATGCGTTCTTTGGAAACTTCCGAAATGAGGAATATAGTCTGAAAGAAATATCTTTTGATCATGTTTATCCTTTATACGGACAAACAGACATCAAATCTTCTTCCAGTATACGGAGCAAGGCTCAGCAGGAAGATCTTCTGGAGCAACTGAACAGACTTATCTCTATTTATGAAAATCTGAAAGATGAAAAAGCTGTCAATGAGAAAATTTTATTTGGGCTAAAAATTCTTGCAGAGGAGGTTGAAATAGGATTAAAAACAGATACAGAGCAGAGAGTTATACGTTTTCTGGCCAACAAAGTACATCTTGAACTGGAAGGAAATGATGCTCCTGAGATAAAAAATTATTTCAGCCTGTTGGATTCCAACGGACAACTTCTTTATAAAAGAAGAAAGGCCTTTGACGAAACAGTTAGTGCTGTTAATAAAAATTTTGCCAGTCTTCTGGAAAAAAGAGAACAGGAAGCTCAGCTTATTTTCCCACACTATTTTGAACTTTTCAAAACCGATGGTGTAGAACATAATATATATGTAGGACAATCCATAAGCCCTACACAACATTATTCCAAAGAAATTTTGCATCAGTTAAGATATTGGCAATTGGAAACATTATGTGAAATGGAATTGTCCCATGAATCTATAAAATCCTGTCTGCCTTATAATCTGGATGTACATTCTCTTATACTGGTATTCAACGTTTCATTATCTATACGCTTCCGTATGGACGAAAAACATTTTGATGTAGACGGTGCATACAATTCGCGTTACGAAGTCATCAAGAAACGTATTGACAAAGCTTATATTAAAAATACAACCGAAAGAATTACACAGCCCGGAAAAATCTGTATTGTATATTCTTCTAGCGAGGATGAAAAGGAATACTATTCCTATATACAAAGACTACAGGAAAAAGGATACCTTACTTCCCAGATTGAAAAACTGGAAGTAGAAGAGCTACCGGGAGCAAGTGGACTAAAAGCACTACGGGTAGGTCTTAACAGAAATAAGGTTGTAGAAATGACTTGTCAGCTTCCGGATTAA
- a CDS encoding Pycsar system effector family protein: MTLVQKAGFFIENLFKDKLSPAFLYHNYKHTQEVVANADILANADNLNEEEKEILLVACWFHDSGYTEDIMLHEEKSCEIAEEFLKAEGVNEDFIRRVKELIMSTKICCKPDNRIENIIRDADSSHLASEDYFTYSDNLRKEWEQTLGKNFSKKKWNLDNLRFFRFHQFNTDYAKQNWNPIKEKNLQKIENMLQEQENIKKDKNKKEPKKEAKADRSIDTMFRITLSNHTRLSDIADSKANILLSVNAIIISIALSTLLPKLGSEKNEYLVMPTFIMLLFSVITIIFAILSTKPKVTSGEFTKEDLKNRKVNLLFFGNFYKMNLDDYTPAVREMMEDRDYLYDSMIRDLYYLGVVLNRKYRLLSITYQIFMVGIIVSVIAFVFAFWTS, encoded by the coding sequence ATGACTCTAGTTCAAAAAGCAGGTTTCTTTATCGAAAACTTATTCAAAGATAAGTTATCTCCGGCATTTCTTTATCATAATTATAAGCATACGCAGGAAGTTGTTGCAAATGCTGATATTCTTGCCAATGCGGATAATCTGAATGAAGAAGAGAAAGAAATATTGTTGGTTGCATGCTGGTTTCACGACAGCGGCTATACAGAAGATATTATGCTGCATGAGGAAAAAAGTTGTGAGATTGCAGAAGAATTTTTAAAAGCAGAGGGCGTAAACGAAGACTTTATCCGGAGGGTGAAGGAACTGATTATGTCCACAAAAATCTGTTGTAAACCAGATAATAGAATTGAAAATATTATCCGTGATGCAGATAGCAGTCATCTGGCAAGTGAAGATTATTTCACTTATTCGGATAATCTAAGAAAAGAATGGGAGCAAACGTTGGGGAAAAACTTCAGTAAAAAGAAATGGAATTTAGATAATTTACGTTTTTTCAGGTTTCATCAGTTCAATACAGATTATGCAAAGCAGAATTGGAACCCTATAAAAGAAAAAAACCTTCAGAAGATTGAAAATATGTTACAGGAGCAGGAAAATATAAAGAAAGATAAAAATAAAAAAGAACCTAAAAAGGAAGCTAAAGCAGACAGAAGTATAGATACAATGTTCAGAATTACACTGAGCAATCATACAAGGCTTAGTGATATTGCGGACAGTAAAGCTAATATATTACTCTCCGTAAATGCTATTATTATTTCTATAGCGTTGTCTACACTCTTGCCCAAGCTGGGATCTGAGAAGAATGAGTATTTAGTGATGCCAACCTTTATTATGCTGCTGTTTAGCGTTATCACAATTATATTCGCAATACTTTCTACAAAGCCTAAGGTTACCAGTGGCGAGTTTACGAAGGAAGATCTGAAAAACAGAAAGGTGAATCTTCTGTTCTTTGGTAACTTTTACAAAATGAATCTGGATGATTACACACCAGCTGTACGGGAAATGATGGAAGATCGCGACTATCTGTATGATTCTATGATCAGAGATTTGTATTACCTGGGAGTTGTTTTAAACAGAAAATACAGATTGCTTAGTATTACCTACCAGATTTTTATGGTTGGAATTATTGTTTCTGTTATCGCTTTTGTTTTTGCCTTCTGGACGAGTTAA
- a CDS encoding metallophosphoesterase: protein MHFKVYMLKNTLSNFLKVSIFGITLQSCATYTVQKGKNIAEIPVQDSSKVAHRFFLIGDAGNADEPQAQNTLNLLQKRLKEASPNSTLLFLGDNIYPLGMPDEKDPGYDLAKLKLENQLKIAKDYKGNTIVIPGNHDWYHGLDGLKAQEKAVAKYLDDKKAFLPKKGCPIDKVKLNNDLTLITIDSEWYLQNWDENPGMNADCSIKTRDDFFDEFESLLNKNQNKPIVVALHHPLISSGSHAGYFSLKKQLYPIGDKVPLPVIGSFINVVRATSGISPQDLNNARYTALVKRLKSLAQDNQNVIFVSGHDHNLQYLEERNIRQIISGSGSKNEAAKATTPKDFTFGGNGYAVLDINQDGSANVSYYSTENNTENFLTRIKVLENLQRPAPGKYPDTFSDSIKTSVYPAKLTQKSKVYTWLWGDHYRKYYSMPIEAKVATLDTLKGGLSPVRAGGGHQSNSLRLVAPNKQEYAMRGVKKSAIRFLNAVAFKNESFGHELEGTFAEKFLLDFYTTTHPYTPFAVGNLAESINVFHSDPSLYYIPRQKALGDFNYDYGDELYMIEERFSDSPDDLKMLNGATTTMNTLDMMKNLQKSEKYSVDQQSYIRARIFDMLLGDWDRHYDQWRWAEYKEGNSYVYKAIPKDRDQAFSKYDGLLFKFIMQMPPLRHMQSFKEDIRNIKWLNREPYPLDLAFLKNATEEDWKKEAEYIQQNMTDEVIDKAFHNLPKEVQDGTIEHIKQNLKIRRDKMAHYAAEYYKTLQKTVMITGTNKVDRFVIKKEKHKVSVLQYRVKKEENELVFKREYSKHNTDEIWIYGLDDDDIFDVSGSERTGIKIRLIGGLNHDVYNIKDGRNVKLYDFKSQKNTYNITGYVAKQVKDDYDINTYNFEKPQYNFWAGYPSIGYNPDEGVKVGAVVNYTHNGFDRDPYTSRHTFKTNYSFATSGIEFIYNGVFPNAIGKWTLHLDGRFTTPDFAQNYFGFGNNTANYDDDLGRNYNRVNIQQLQIAPSISKKSFMGFVQTFQLGYEDYKVHHNQNRFITQSGQINPEVFDNQQFLGAKYGFSYDHSDNAAFPTMAFGFAVSAAWRMNIDSPNRNFMTYDARLNVTHRIDDDGKFVFATKIQGVYINNRYFEFFQGADLGGNNDLRSFRNNRFLGNSSLFQSNDIRWNFGRVRNRVIPVNFGILAGYDYGRVWMDGEYSRKWHQSVGGGIWISILEAFSARATYFTGSDGGRFSAGIGMRF from the coding sequence ATGCATTTCAAAGTTTATATGCTAAAAAATACGCTTTCCAATTTTTTAAAAGTTTCAATCTTTGGAATTACACTACAGTCATGTGCCACATATACTGTACAAAAAGGGAAAAATATCGCCGAGATACCTGTACAGGATTCTTCTAAAGTTGCCCATCGGTTTTTCCTGATTGGTGACGCCGGAAATGCAGACGAACCTCAGGCACAGAATACGCTAAACCTACTTCAGAAAAGGCTTAAAGAGGCCTCTCCTAACTCTACACTCTTATTTCTCGGAGACAATATTTATCCTTTGGGAATGCCAGATGAAAAGGATCCGGGTTATGATCTGGCAAAGCTTAAACTGGAAAATCAGTTGAAAATAGCCAAAGACTACAAAGGAAATACAATTGTAATCCCCGGAAATCATGACTGGTATCATGGTCTGGATGGCCTAAAAGCTCAGGAAAAAGCAGTAGCGAAATACCTGGATGATAAAAAAGCTTTTCTGCCTAAGAAAGGTTGTCCTATAGATAAGGTAAAACTAAACAATGATCTTACCCTTATCACCATTGATAGTGAATGGTATCTTCAAAACTGGGATGAAAATCCGGGGATGAATGCAGATTGCAGCATAAAAACACGGGATGATTTTTTTGATGAATTCGAAAGCTTACTGAATAAAAATCAGAATAAACCTATTGTGGTAGCCCTACACCATCCTCTAATCAGTAGTGGCAGCCATGCCGGATATTTTTCATTAAAAAAGCAGCTTTATCCTATTGGAGATAAAGTTCCGCTTCCTGTTATAGGCTCATTTATCAATGTAGTTCGTGCGACATCCGGTATCAGTCCTCAGGATCTTAATAATGCAAGATATACAGCATTGGTAAAGCGACTGAAAAGTCTTGCACAGGATAATCAGAATGTAATTTTTGTATCCGGTCACGACCATAATCTGCAATACCTTGAAGAAAGAAATATTCGTCAGATTATTAGCGGATCAGGTTCTAAAAACGAAGCAGCAAAAGCGACAACTCCGAAAGACTTTACTTTTGGTGGCAATGGTTATGCTGTTTTAGATATCAACCAGGATGGTAGTGCCAACGTATCTTATTATAGCACAGAAAATAATACAGAAAACTTCTTAACCCGGATTAAGGTTCTGGAAAACCTGCAGAGACCGGCTCCCGGAAAATATCCGGATACGTTTTCTGATTCAATAAAAACTTCAGTATATCCGGCAAAACTTACTCAAAAATCAAAAGTTTATACCTGGCTTTGGGGAGACCATTACAGGAAATATTACAGCATGCCTATAGAAGCCAAGGTTGCAACTCTGGATACGCTAAAAGGAGGGCTTAGCCCTGTCCGGGCTGGTGGCGGACACCAGTCTAACTCGTTACGTCTTGTTGCGCCAAACAAACAGGAATATGCGATGAGAGGTGTAAAGAAAAGTGCTATCCGCTTTCTGAATGCTGTAGCATTTAAAAATGAAAGTTTTGGTCATGAACTGGAAGGAACTTTCGCCGAAAAATTCTTACTCGACTTTTATACAACAACACATCCGTATACTCCGTTTGCTGTAGGCAATCTTGCAGAAAGTATCAATGTCTTCCATTCGGACCCGTCACTTTATTATATCCCGAGACAGAAGGCATTGGGAGATTTCAATTACGACTATGGTGATGAACTCTATATGATAGAAGAACGATTCTCGGATAGCCCGGATGATCTTAAAATGCTGAATGGAGCTACCACAACGATGAATACTCTGGACATGATGAAGAATCTTCAAAAGTCCGAAAAGTATTCTGTGGATCAGCAGAGCTATATCCGTGCCCGTATTTTCGATATGCTTCTTGGCGATTGGGACAGACATTATGATCAATGGCGCTGGGCAGAATACAAAGAAGGAAACTCTTATGTGTATAAAGCCATTCCAAAAGACAGAGATCAGGCATTCAGTAAATACGACGGACTTTTATTTAAGTTCATTATGCAGATGCCGCCATTACGCCACATGCAGAGTTTCAAAGAAGATATCCGAAATATAAAATGGTTAAACAGGGAACCTTATCCATTAGATCTGGCTTTCCTGAAAAATGCTACTGAAGAAGACTGGAAAAAAGAAGCAGAATACATACAGCAGAATATGACCGATGAGGTTATAGACAAAGCTTTCCATAATCTGCCAAAAGAAGTACAAGACGGCACCATAGAGCACATAAAGCAGAATCTGAAAATAAGAAGAGATAAAATGGCTCACTATGCTGCTGAATATTATAAAACCTTACAAAAGACGGTAATGATTACCGGTACCAACAAAGTTGACCGTTTTGTTATAAAGAAGGAAAAACATAAAGTTAGTGTTTTGCAATACCGTGTAAAAAAAGAAGAAAACGAACTAGTTTTCAAGCGGGAATATTCTAAGCACAATACGGATGAAATTTGGATTTATGGTCTGGATGATGATGATATATTTGACGTTTCCGGATCAGAAAGAACAGGAATAAAAATAAGGCTTATAGGCGGGCTTAATCATGATGTATACAACATTAAGGACGGAAGAAATGTTAAGTTGTATGATTTTAAATCTCAGAAAAACACGTATAACATTACCGGATATGTGGCAAAGCAAGTTAAGGATGATTACGATATTAACACCTATAACTTTGAAAAGCCTCAGTACAACTTCTGGGCCGGGTATCCTAGTATAGGGTACAACCCCGATGAAGGAGTTAAGGTCGGCGCTGTTGTAAACTACACGCATAATGGTTTCGATAGAGATCCTTACACATCCAGACACACTTTCAAAACTAATTATTCCTTTGCTACAAGCGGAATAGAGTTTATTTATAATGGTGTCTTTCCTAATGCTATCGGAAAATGGACACTGCATTTGGATGGGCGTTTTACTACTCCGGACTTCGCACAAAACTATTTTGGCTTTGGTAATAATACCGCTAATTATGATGATGACCTGGGCAGAAACTACAACAGGGTAAACATACAGCAGCTACAGATAGCTCCTTCTATATCCAAAAAAAGCTTTATGGGATTCGTTCAGACATTTCAGTTAGGCTATGAAGATTACAAAGTGCATCATAATCAGAATCGTTTTATTACACAGTCTGGGCAGATTAATCCCGAAGTATTCGATAATCAGCAATTCTTAGGTGCAAAATATGGTTTCAGTTACGATCATAGTGACAATGCTGCTTTCCCAACTATGGCATTTGGCTTTGCTGTTTCAGCTGCATGGAGAATGAATATTGATAGTCCAAATCGTAACTTCATGACTTATGATGCACGTCTGAATGTTACACACCGTATAGATGATGACGGGAAATTCGTTTTTGCAACCAAAATACAAGGCGTATATATTAATAACCGTTATTTCGAATTTTTCCAGGGTGCAGACTTAGGCGGAAATAATGATTTAAGATCTTTCAGAAACAACAGATTTTTGGGTAATTCTTCATTATTTCAGAGTAATGATATCCGTTGGAACTTCGGAAGAGTACGAAATCGGGTAATCCCGGTAAATTTTGGTATCTTAGCCGGCTATGACTACGGGCGTGTATGGATGGATGGTGAATATTCCAGAAAATGGCATCAGTCTGTAGGTGGCGGGATATGGATAAGTATTCTCGAAGCTTTCTCTGCACGAGCTACTTATTTTACAGGAAGCGATGGTGGAAGGTTTTCTGCAGGCATAGGAATGAGATTCTAA
- a CDS encoding CocE/NonD family hydrolase — protein MKKQFLLAIAMVSTAMVFSQSRKEDSIYVRENYTKVEKLIPMRDGKKLFTAIYMPKDQKQKYPVLLNRTPYTVAPYGEDKYKMSLGNFPAEMREGFIFVYQDVRGKWMSEGEFEDVRPALKPGQKGIDESTDTYDTLEWLSKNLKNYNQKAGVYGISYPGFYSTTTLVNSHPTLKAVSPQAPVTNWYLGDDFHHKGAMFLNDAFMFMTSFGVPRPEPITPDKGPKRFIPPAKEMYKFFLEAGSNKELKDKYMGTNIKFFNDMYAHPDYDQFWKDRNILPHLTQVKPAVMVVGGFFDAEDAYGTFETYKAIEKQNPKANNILVAGPWFHGGWVRGDGKQFGDIKFDHPTSIDYQQNLELPFFNYYLKGKGQFKGGEANIFITGSNQWKTFDTWPPKNTETKQLYFQPNGKLSFDKVQRTDSWDEYVSDPNKPVPHQDGVQTSRTREYMIDDQRFASKRPDVMVYQTDALQEDITLTGPVINHLFVSTTGTDADYVVKVIDVYPETEADFNGKTMAGYQMLVRGEIMRGKYRNGFDKPEAFQPGFVTKVNYEMPDIAHTFKKGHRIMIQVQNSWFPLADRNPQKFMNIYEATSSDFQKATHRIFHDVNNPTSVEVNVLKEK, from the coding sequence ATGAAGAAACAATTCCTTTTGGCCATTGCTATGGTCAGCACTGCTATGGTGTTCTCACAATCCCGGAAAGAAGACTCTATTTACGTTCGGGAAAACTATACGAAAGTTGAAAAATTAATTCCGATGAGGGATGGGAAAAAGCTGTTTACAGCAATCTATATGCCTAAAGATCAGAAACAGAAATATCCGGTATTACTTAATCGTACACCTTATACTGTAGCACCATACGGAGAGGATAAATATAAAATGTCCTTAGGGAATTTTCCGGCAGAAATGCGTGAAGGATTTATTTTTGTTTATCAGGATGTTCGTGGTAAGTGGATGAGTGAAGGAGAATTTGAAGATGTGCGTCCAGCATTAAAACCAGGACAGAAAGGTATAGATGAAAGCACAGATACTTACGATACATTGGAATGGCTTTCTAAAAATCTGAAGAACTATAATCAGAAAGCCGGAGTATATGGTATTTCTTACCCAGGATTTTATTCTACAACAACGTTGGTTAATTCTCACCCAACATTAAAAGCTGTTTCGCCACAGGCTCCAGTTACCAACTGGTATTTGGGTGACGATTTTCATCATAAGGGCGCTATGTTCCTGAACGATGCATTCATGTTTATGACTTCTTTTGGAGTACCAAGACCAGAACCAATCACACCAGATAAAGGACCTAAGCGTTTTATACCGCCAGCTAAAGAAATGTATAAGTTCTTTTTAGAAGCAGGATCTAATAAGGAACTGAAAGATAAATATATGGGAACTAATATTAAGTTCTTTAATGATATGTATGCACACCCGGACTATGATCAGTTCTGGAAAGATCGCAATATATTACCTCACCTTACACAGGTGAAACCTGCTGTAATGGTTGTTGGTGGATTCTTTGATGCTGAGGATGCTTACGGAACTTTCGAAACCTATAAAGCTATTGAAAAGCAAAACCCTAAAGCCAATAACATTCTAGTTGCTGGTCCGTGGTTTCATGGCGGATGGGTGAGAGGAGATGGTAAACAATTCGGAGATATTAAATTTGATCATCCGACAAGTATAGATTATCAGCAAAATCTTGAACTTCCGTTCTTCAATTATTATTTGAAAGGAAAGGGGCAATTCAAAGGCGGAGAGGCCAATATTTTTATTACAGGAAGCAACCAATGGAAAACTTTTGATACATGGCCGCCGAAGAATACAGAGACAAAACAGCTTTACTTCCAGCCGAATGGTAAACTGAGTTTCGATAAGGTACAAAGAACAGATTCGTGGGACGAATATGTTAGTGACCCGAATAAACCGGTACCTCATCAGGACGGAGTGCAAACCAGCAGAACCCGTGAATATATGATAGATGATCAACGTTTTGCTTCCAAGAGACCCGATGTTATGGTATATCAGACAGATGCATTGCAGGAAGATATTACATTAACAGGGCCGGTTATCAACCATTTATTTGTGTCGACTACCGGAACAGATGCCGATTATGTCGTAAAGGTTATTGATGTTTATCCGGAAACGGAAGCTGATTTCAACGGAAAAACAATGGCCGGATATCAGATGTTGGTAAGAGGTGAAATTATGAGAGGAAAGTACAGAAATGGATTTGATAAACCTGAAGCCTTCCAGCCGGGATTTGTTACGAAGGTAAATTATGAAATGCCGGATATTGCACATACCTTCAAAAAAGGACACCGCATTATGATTCAGGTACAAAATTCATGGTTCCCATTGGCAGACCGTAACCCACAGAAATTTATGAATATTTATGAAGCTACTTCATCTGATTTTCAGAAGGCAACGCATCGGATTTTCCATGATGTGAATAACCCGACTTCTGTAGAAGTAAATGTTCTGAAAGAAAAATAA
- a CDS encoding serine hydrolase domain-containing protein — protein MKKVIILFIAVSSIVYGQKEKKLDSLFTSLYAAKEFNGNVLIAEKGKVIYEKSFGLANEKTKQKLDKNTVFELASVSKQFTAMGIVQLEKDGKLSYNDPLTKYFPELGFYKLITIDNLLHHTSGLPDYMELFDKNWDKKKFATNKDIVEMLAKYKPELLFAPGDKYEYSNTGYALLGLIIEKVSKQSYGDYLSKKIFKPLGMANTRVYRSRYKPESISNYALGYVVDSLGNKKLLDDLGKEYYTYYLDGIVGDGMVNSTTGDLLKWDRALYGDKLVNQKDKDLIFSSIVTKDNKDTRYGYGWGVDTKDPVGKIANHSGGWAGYITYIERDLDHDKTIIMLQNNNSEATSSPVRQLRNILYDIRSVKVDIATLQKYAGKYIKKNSKTFEVFFENNKLYVPLNPQVRLELEAISTNKFKVRDFSPDVFYEFKIMDDGSIKCNMSQPAHNMNEEGIKKI, from the coding sequence ATGAAAAAAGTTATAATCCTTTTTATAGCTGTCTCTAGCATTGTCTATGGACAAAAGGAAAAGAAGCTGGACAGCCTCTTTACTTCATTATATGCAGCCAAAGAATTTAATGGAAATGTCCTTATTGCTGAAAAAGGGAAAGTGATATATGAAAAGAGCTTTGGGCTGGCTAATGAAAAGACAAAGCAGAAACTGGATAAAAATACAGTTTTCGAATTGGCATCGGTTTCAAAACAATTTACGGCAATGGGAATTGTCCAATTGGAGAAAGATGGTAAACTTAGCTACAATGATCCCCTCACTAAATATTTTCCGGAATTAGGCTTTTACAAACTTATTACCATAGATAATTTGCTTCATCATACGTCCGGACTGCCAGATTATATGGAATTATTTGATAAAAACTGGGATAAGAAGAAGTTTGCAACAAATAAAGATATCGTAGAGATGCTGGCAAAATATAAACCTGAGCTTTTATTTGCGCCAGGAGATAAATATGAGTACAGTAATACAGGATATGCTTTATTAGGATTAATTATCGAGAAGGTTTCAAAGCAGTCTTATGGTGATTACTTGAGCAAAAAAATATTCAAACCTCTTGGGATGGCTAATACCAGGGTTTATAGAAGCCGGTATAAACCAGAAAGCATCTCCAATTACGCTTTAGGTTATGTTGTAGACAGCCTTGGAAATAAAAAATTATTGGATGATCTGGGAAAGGAATATTATACTTATTATCTGGATGGTATTGTAGGGGATGGCATGGTGAATTCTACAACGGGTGACTTGCTGAAATGGGACAGGGCTTTGTATGGAGATAAACTGGTTAATCAGAAAGATAAAGATCTTATTTTTAGTTCCATAGTTACTAAAGATAATAAAGATACTCGGTATGGCTATGGCTGGGGTGTTGATACGAAAGATCCGGTTGGGAAAATAGCAAATCATTCCGGTGGCTGGGCTGGCTATATCACTTATATTGAAAGAGATTTGGATCATGATAAAACGATTATCATGCTGCAAAATAATAATTCGGAAGCTACATCTTCACCAGTGAGACAGTTAAGAAATATTCTGTATGATATAAGATCTGTTAAAGTAGATATTGCCACACTACAAAAATATGCCGGAAAATATATTAAGAAGAACAGCAAAACATTTGAGGTATTTTTTGAGAATAATAAATTGTATGTACCCTTGAATCCCCAGGTGAGGTTAGAATTAGAGGCTATCAGTACTAACAAATTTAAAGTCAGAGATTTTAGCCCCGATGTTTTTTATGAATTTAAAATTATGGATGATGGCAGTATAAAATGCAATATGTCACAGCCTGCACATAATATGAATGAAGAGGGAATCAAAAAAATATAA
- the mazG gene encoding nucleoside triphosphate pyrophosphohydrolase: MNTRAEKLEAFGRLLDIMDDLREKCPWDQKQTLQSLRHLTLEEVYELSDALLEEDLLEIKKELGDVLLHLVFYAKIGSEKQSFDIADVINSLNEKLIFRHPHIYGDTEVKDEEEVKQNWEKLKLKEGNKSILSGVPNGLPPMIKAYRIQDKVKGIGFDFPTAEEAWKKVEEELYEFHAETDADKKEAELGDLIFSIINYSRIAGVNADTALERTNQKFISRFKAMEELAHERNLVLSEMSLEEMDQLWNEVKKKLEY; encoded by the coding sequence ATGAATACAAGAGCTGAAAAACTGGAAGCATTTGGCCGACTTCTGGATATTATGGATGATCTACGCGAGAAATGCCCATGGGACCAAAAACAGACCCTTCAGTCTTTGCGCCATCTGACATTGGAAGAGGTTTATGAACTTTCGGATGCTTTGCTGGAAGAAGATCTGCTGGAAATAAAGAAAGAACTGGGAGATGTATTGCTGCATTTAGTTTTTTACGCAAAAATAGGATCGGAAAAACAGAGTTTTGATATTGCGGATGTAATCAATAGTCTGAATGAAAAACTTATTTTCCGCCATCCGCATATTTACGGAGATACCGAAGTTAAAGATGAAGAAGAAGTAAAGCAGAATTGGGAGAAATTGAAACTGAAAGAAGGGAATAAATCTATTTTGTCGGGTGTTCCCAACGGTTTGCCTCCAATGATCAAAGCTTACCGCATTCAGGATAAAGTAAAAGGAATAGGTTTTGATTTCCCTACGGCAGAAGAGGCCTGGAAGAAAGTTGAAGAAGAACTTTATGAATTTCATGCGGAAACAGATGCAGATAAGAAGGAAGCAGAACTGGGAGATCTTATTTTTTCTATTATCAATTATTCCCGTATTGCCGGTGTAAACGCAGATACAGCACTAGAACGTACCAATCAAAAGTTTATTTCCCGTTTCAAGGCTATGGAAGAGCTGGCTCACGAAAGGAATCTTGTCCTTTCAGAAATGAGTCTGGAGGAAATGGATCAGCTTTGGAATGAAGTAAAGAAAAAACTGGAGTATTAA